One window of Oncorhynchus tshawytscha isolate Ot180627B unplaced genomic scaffold, Otsh_v2.0 Un_contig_956_pilon_pilon, whole genome shotgun sequence genomic DNA carries:
- the znf750 gene encoding LOW QUALITY PROTEIN: zinc finger protein 750 (The sequence of the model RefSeq protein was modified relative to this genomic sequence to represent the inferred CDS: deleted 2 bases in 1 codon), producing the protein MLSVQERKPKRPHYIPRPPGKPYKYQCFQCPFTCNEKSHLFNHMKYNLCKNSISLVSQKGDHAGRQTKTPGPANHKLASLTLKDKSGPLPVERLMTPEGHRGGLENRREEKEEREDEKEEREDEKEEEREKEKGEEACGSPVRKDIEIKSDTKEVKEAKAVPRPSAFSQVTPNRENPEAALKSSHNQSGEPSLTPPMPSFHNPTFSWGPMAAASMPLKPLPPHIIPEYPPYLFPDRQGPPPLYQPYFIPGTHHLSGPNSQTYRPSFLETPQRPVIPMNPDHSHSSLIPPYPYRYGLPLPYGLYRPADHHHPHPIPLPGSRYFPLDVYDPRPGPGLGPRDYDFYLHPRLHGEPHSRPTEEGTSQVEQSRDKPTRLSPMEGCSALGSPDRPSPPHPFTQRDTTEGSRCTVLGELQPVNQSGGPEPASQPIRVEPSKEDTPQSLMTHMERGSAGNSAEHSTSDESNDSSERDGEDEDDDDEDTEKDLMPLNLSKKDQESDLFTSRGSCPETRHPEEDLPLNLSLRATPGSPDHCSKMAASGREFVRVQPGNPDHCSKMATLIAVDLSQQGSSPAPTQTDKEPSDQQRQTAALALCQLASSSSSSSCSLSSMAADSPSVRPTDCPCLPTTTALPREVKHTTTALPREVKHTTTALPREVKHTTTALPREVKHTTTALPREVKHTTTALPREVKHTTTALAREVKHTTTALAREVKHTTTALPREVKHTTTALAREVKHTAEGLSREVKQEHTAKGQTDQSSTPVRGVKRAARGESQLPARKNTRLTAPHKQTKRVVKETGGGRALRRRPLCC; encoded by the exons ATGCTCAGCGTTCAGGAGCGCAAGCCCAAGAGGCCTCACTACATCCCACGGCCCCCAGGCAAGCCCTACAAATACCAGTGTTTCCAGTGCCCGTTCACCTGCAACGAGAAGTCTCACCTGTTCAACCACATGAAATACAACCTCTGTAAGAATTCTATATCACTGGTGTCTCAGAAAGGAGACCACGCAGGGAGGCAGACCAAGACCCCTGGCCCTGCCAACCACAAACTGGCATCTTTAACCCTGAAAGACAAATCAGGGCCACTTCCTGTGGAGCGGCTCATGACCCCTGAGGGTCACAGAGGAGGactggagaacaggagagaagagaaggaggagagagaggatgagaaggaggagagagaggatgagaaggaggaggagagagagaaggagaagggagaggaggcgTGTGGGAGTCCAGTCAGGAAAGACATTGAGATCAAATCAGACACAAAGGAAGTCAAAGAGGCCAAGGCTGTGCCACGCCCGTCAGCCTTCTCCCAAGTCACACCCAATCGGGAGAACCCAGAGGCCGCGCTAAAGTCGTCCCACAACCAATCAGGGGAGCCGTCTCTGACTCCGCCCATGCCATCATTCCATAACCCCACCTTCTCCTGGGGCCCAATGGCAGCAGCCTCCATGCCGCTGAAGCCCCTCCCACCTCACATAATACCTGAGTACCCTCCCTACCTGTTTCCTGATCGCCAA ggccctccacccctctaccagCCCTACTTCATCCCAGGGACGCATCACCTTTCTGGGCCAAACTCCCAGACCTACCGGCCTAGCTTCCTGGAGACCCCACAAAGACCTGTGATACCCATGAACCCGGACCACTCCCActcatctctcatccctccatacccCTACAGATACGGTCTCCCCCTGCCCTATGGCCTGTACCGACCCGCggaccaccaccacccacaccccatccctctcccagGCTCCAGGTACTTTCCTCTGGATGTGTACGACCCAAGACCAGGCCCCGGCCTGGGACCTAGGGACTATGACTTTTACCTCCACCCCAGGCTCCATGGTGAACCCCACAGCAGACCCACGGAGGAAGGGACCAGCCaggtggagcagagcagagacaaGCCCACCAGACTGAGCCCCATGGAGGGGTGTTCTGCCTTGGGCTCCCCTGACAGACCCAGCCCTCCACACCCCTTCACCCAGAGAGACACTACGGAGGGTTCCAGATGTACCGTCCTGGGGGAACTACAGCCTGTCAATCAATCAGGAGGACCAGAACCAGCCTCTCAGCCAATCAGAGTAGAGCCGAGCAAAGAGGACACACCACAGAGCTTGATGACGCACATGGAAAGAGG GTCGGCAGGCAACAGCGCAGAGCACTCCACCTCTGACGAAAGCAACGACTCATCTGAACGAGATGGTgaagatgaggatgatgatgatgaagacacTGAGAAAGATTTGATGCCCCTGAACCTCTCCAAAAAGGACCAGGAGTCAGACCTCTTCACCAGCAGGGGGAGCTGTCCTGAAACAAGGCACCCGGAGGAGGACCTGCCACTGAACCTGAGCCTTAGGGCCACACCAGGCAGTCCAGATCACTGCTCCAAAATGGCCGCCTCAGGGAGGGAGTTTGTTAGGGTCCAACCAGGCAACCCAGACCATTGCTCCAAAATGGCCACCTTAATCGCAGTGGATCTCAGTCAACAGGGCTCCAGCCCAGCTCCCACCCAAACAGACAAGGAGCCCAGTGACCAACAGAGACAGACTGCAGCCCTGGCTCTCTGCCAGCTGGctagctcctcctcttcctccagctgcagcctcagcTCTATGGCAGCAGACAGCCCGTCAGTACGCCCAACAGACTGCCCCTGTCTCCCAACAACCACAGCCCTCCCCAGAGAGGTGAAACACACAACCACAGCCCTCCCCAGAGAGGTGAAACACACAACCACAGCCCTCCCCAGAGAGGTGAAACACACAACCACAGCCCTCCCCAGAGAGGTGAAACACACAACCACAGCCCTCCCCAGAGAG GTGAAACACACAACCACAGCCCTCCCCAGAGAGGTGAAACACACAACCACAGCCCTCGCCAGAGAGGTGAAACACACAACCACAGCCCTCGCCAGAGAGGTGAAACACACAACCACAGCCCTCCCCAGAGAGGTGAAACACACAACCACAGCCCTCGCCAGAGAGGTGAAACACACAGCCGAGGGCCTCTCCAGGGAGGTCAAACAGGAACACACAGCCAAGGGCCAGACCGACCAGTCTAGTACCCCAGTTAGGGGGGTGAAGAGAGCTGCCAGGGGAGAGAGCCAGCTCCCAGCCAGGAAAAACACCAGGCTTACAGCCCCTCACAAACAGACTAAGAGGGTGGtgaaggagacaggaggagggagagcactGAGGAGGAGACCTCTCTGCTGCTGA